One Bacillus solimangrovi DNA segment encodes these proteins:
- a CDS encoding VOC family protein: MNRVNLISLGVTDMSQSIKFYRDGLGFETSEEGDNPDIIFFNNDGTKLALYPLDKLALDIDEKSPPVRGGFSGITLAYNAKSEAEVDAVIEKAKQAGGKIVKTPQKVFWGGYSGYFADPDGYYWEVAYGEFWEFDDNNMLIIK; this comes from the coding sequence ATGAACAGAGTTAATCTAATTTCACTAGGTGTAACAGATATGAGTCAGTCAATTAAATTTTATCGTGATGGTTTGGGGTTTGAAACGTCGGAAGAAGGGGATAATCCTGACATCATTTTCTTTAACAATGATGGTACAAAACTTGCGCTATATCCACTCGATAAGTTGGCACTAGATATAGATGAGAAATCACCACCGGTTAGAGGTGGATTTTCAGGGATCACACTTGCTTATAATGCAAAGTCAGAAGCAGAAGTAGACGCAGTGATTGAAAAAGCAAAGCAAGCTGGAGGAAAGATCGTAAAAACACCTCAAAAAGTATTTTGGGGAGGATACAGTGGGTATTTTGCAGATCCAGATGGGTACTATTGGGAAGTGGCTTACGGAGAATTTTGGGAGTTTGACGATAATAACATGCTTATCATAAAGTAA
- a CDS encoding SDR family NAD(P)-dependent oxidoreductase, giving the protein MTTLHGKKVFITGASSGIGASTALKVAAQGALPVLLARRYDQLKNIALNIEEQTGVQSLFYSVDVSDEGQVKHVFEKIEKEIGFCDILVNNAGFGVFEHVKDSSLENIRSMFEVNVFGLIACTQAVLPHMLEANRGHIINVVSQAGKLATPKSSGYAASKHAALGFTNSLRLELSDTNINVSTVNFGPVDTNFFSHADPSGSYVKNVKRWMLTSEQASEAIVRVMMKQNREVNLPRWMGIGAKLYQLAPHLFEKVAGNAFKMK; this is encoded by the coding sequence ATGACAACATTACATGGGAAAAAGGTTTTCATTACAGGAGCTTCGTCTGGGATTGGGGCTAGTACGGCTTTAAAGGTTGCAGCCCAAGGAGCATTACCTGTCCTACTTGCTCGGCGTTATGACCAATTGAAGAATATTGCATTAAATATCGAAGAGCAAACGGGTGTTCAATCCCTTTTCTATTCAGTAGACGTTTCTGATGAAGGGCAAGTAAAACATGTATTTGAAAAAATAGAGAAGGAGATTGGCTTCTGTGATATTCTCGTTAACAATGCTGGATTTGGTGTGTTTGAACATGTGAAAGATTCATCACTGGAGAATATTCGTAGTATGTTTGAAGTGAATGTATTTGGTTTAATTGCCTGTACACAAGCTGTTTTACCGCACATGCTTGAAGCCAATCGAGGTCACATTATTAATGTTGTCTCTCAAGCGGGTAAGCTTGCTACACCGAAGTCAAGTGGTTATGCAGCTTCGAAGCATGCGGCTCTAGGGTTTACGAATAGTTTGCGATTGGAGTTAAGTGATACGAATATCAATGTTTCGACAGTGAACTTCGGTCCTGTTGATACGAACTTTTTTTCACATGCAGATCCATCAGGTAGTTATGTGAAAAACGTGAAGCGGTGGATGCTTACATCTGAGCAAGCTTCAGAAGCTATCGTTCGTGTCATGATGAAACAGAATCGAGAAGTGAATTTACCTCGGTGGATGGGGATTGGGGCAAAGCTTTATCAGCTAGCACCTCATCTTTTTGAAAAGGTCGCAGGTAATGCGTTTAAAATGAAATAG
- a CDS encoding transporter has product MNKFQRIYEGIMILLVMLTIMTLWQENTYNTTLNWIVWFVFFIDFVIRLSLAKQKLEFLKKNPFLVIAVIPLDQFFQVARIVRVIYLFRIKTIIKHYIRPYADKLTYQSKVWIFIGLLCLLFAESIIIWMMESQVESIIQSFQYILQHLMFFGRKTLHSEHALTMWLFVFTSIVGIILHGIAVQWVFERLSSFMKKQKKVTNKNY; this is encoded by the coding sequence ATGAATAAGTTTCAAAGAATTTATGAAGGAATTATGATCTTGCTCGTCATGCTCACTATAATGACTCTTTGGCAGGAGAATACTTATAATACAACGTTAAATTGGATTGTATGGTTCGTTTTTTTCATAGACTTCGTAATCCGTTTATCACTTGCAAAGCAAAAGTTAGAGTTTCTAAAGAAAAATCCTTTTCTTGTCATAGCAGTTATTCCATTGGATCAATTTTTTCAAGTAGCTCGTATTGTGCGTGTTATTTATCTATTTCGTATTAAAACAATCATTAAGCATTATATCCGACCATATGCAGATAAATTAACGTATCAATCAAAGGTATGGATTTTCATAGGACTATTGTGCTTACTATTTGCTGAATCAATCATAATTTGGATGATGGAATCGCAAGTGGAATCTATTATTCAATCATTTCAATATATACTGCAGCACCTGATGTTTTTTGGACGTAAGACACTCCATTCTGAGCATGCCCTTACAATGTGGTTATTTGTTTTTACCTCCATTGTAGGTATCATTCTACACGGTATTGCTGTTCAATGGGTATTTGAAAGGTTGTCATCGTTTATGAAGAAGCAGAAGAAGGTAACTAACAAAAATTATTAA
- a CDS encoding DUF3886 domain-containing protein: protein MAKKRKQSQKQKEKREDALEVKDRLGSDVFAKLKEKQKELKAVEEKHAEEEKQRKIKEKKEREKNKSFEELFEESNMNWKEYK from the coding sequence ATGGCGAAGAAACGTAAGCAATCTCAAAAGCAAAAGGAAAAACGAGAAGATGCATTAGAAGTGAAGGACAGGCTCGGTAGTGATGTATTTGCAAAGCTAAAAGAAAAACAGAAAGAACTAAAGGCTGTTGAGGAAAAACATGCAGAAGAAGAAAAGCAACGTAAGATTAAAGAAAAGAAAGAGCGGGAAAAAAATAAATCGTTTGAAGAATTATTCGAAGAAAGTAATATGAATTGGAAAGAGTACAAATAG
- a CDS encoding iron-sulfur cluster biosynthesis family protein, which produces MKVHFTELAKDQLDSYYNEHQQQAGLQLLYDTDGCGCSVDGVFILTIQDEQEHVDMELSSNYRPVGIESRHAVFLDEEMTVDFLPKYQTFMLKSDQQIINPRMRFVSRRENDGEET; this is translated from the coding sequence ATGAAGGTGCATTTTACAGAGCTTGCGAAAGATCAGTTAGATAGTTATTATAATGAACATCAGCAACAAGCTGGTTTGCAGCTTCTGTATGATACAGATGGCTGTGGCTGCAGTGTTGATGGTGTATTTATATTAACGATACAGGATGAGCAAGAACATGTGGATATGGAACTTTCGTCGAATTATCGTCCTGTTGGGATTGAATCAAGACATGCAGTATTTCTAGATGAAGAAATGACAGTCGACTTCTTACCAAAGTACCAAACATTCATGTTAAAAAGCGATCAACAAATTATTAATCCACGTATGCGTTTTGTAAGTAGGAGGGAAAATGATGGCGAAGAAACGTAA
- a CDS encoding DUF817 domain-containing protein yields the protein MRQLFFFGLEQAKACFFPVIIFLTLAITKVVEVPFIARYDLILLVCLLTQLFMIIFKFETLDEVKVIGVFHLIGLALELYKVHMGSWSYPEDAITKIWGVPLYSGFMYASVASYMCQAWRRLKLRITNWPATWGVVLLSVAIYFNFYTHHFIFDFRWILKILTLLVFYRTFVYFTILKRTYAMPLSLSFVLIGFFIWIAENIATFFGAWRYPNQSQQWEIVHFGKISSWLLLVIVSFMIVALLKHIKENQSQDKHFAENNPLSK from the coding sequence ATGAGACAATTATTTTTCTTCGGTTTGGAGCAAGCTAAAGCTTGTTTTTTTCCAGTAATCATTTTCCTTACGCTCGCGATTACTAAGGTTGTAGAAGTACCATTTATCGCTCGTTATGATCTTATTTTACTTGTTTGTTTATTGACACAATTGTTCATGATTATATTCAAATTTGAAACATTAGATGAAGTGAAAGTAATTGGAGTTTTCCACCTTATCGGACTGGCGTTAGAACTGTATAAAGTACATATGGGGTCATGGAGTTATCCTGAAGACGCAATAACGAAGATTTGGGGAGTTCCATTATATAGTGGCTTTATGTATGCAAGTGTAGCAAGTTATATGTGTCAAGCATGGAGAAGATTGAAATTACGTATTACAAATTGGCCTGCCACATGGGGAGTTGTTCTGTTAAGTGTAGCTATCTACTTCAACTTCTACACACATCATTTCATTTTCGACTTTCGTTGGATCTTAAAAATACTAACACTTCTTGTATTTTATCGTACATTCGTTTATTTCACTATTCTCAAACGTACATATGCAATGCCACTTTCATTATCGTTTGTACTAATTGGTTTTTTTATTTGGATTGCTGAGAATATTGCAACGTTCTTTGGAGCTTGGAGATATCCAAATCAATCACAGCAGTGGGAAATCGTGCACTTCGGAAAGATAAGCTCTTGGTTATTGCTTGTTATCGTTAGTTTTATGATTGTTGCACTATTAAAGCATATTAAAGAAAATCAATCACAAGATAAGCATTTTGCAGAAAATAATCCTTTGAGCAAGTAG
- a CDS encoding YolD-like family protein, with protein sequence MKPNKLTPGKNLMWESSRMMLPEHKQRIQQHQKELLKRNRVILDEQRLAEFSQIISDALNQNSLIKIQVFHPYHDSYFTGKIERILLEHKQIKLVNSNDVEWINFNDIIDIYYIDNE encoded by the coding sequence ATGAAACCAAACAAACTTACGCCCGGAAAGAACTTAATGTGGGAATCTAGCCGGATGATGTTACCTGAACATAAGCAACGTATCCAACAGCATCAAAAGGAACTGCTGAAACGAAACAGAGTGATACTAGATGAACAACGACTAGCTGAATTTTCACAAATAATCTCTGATGCACTAAATCAAAATAGCCTTATTAAAATTCAAGTTTTCCATCCTTATCATGATAGCTATTTCACAGGTAAGATAGAAAGAATACTCCTTGAACATAAGCAAATCAAATTAGTCAATTCAAATGATGTAGAATGGATTAATTTCAATGATATTATCGATATTTATTATATCGATAATGAATGA
- a CDS encoding DUF523 domain-containing protein, whose amino-acid sequence MLLVSACLAGLKVRYDGGDCLHHTIEQLVSQNKATTVCPEVLGGLPTPRIPAEIIGGDGEDVLNGKAKVIDKSGNDVTDAFLQGAYQTLEIARELNVTHVILKENSPSCGSGMIYDGQFQGVKKVGKGVTAALLERNGMIVATDENIDDIIEYIEKQ is encoded by the coding sequence ATGTTACTTGTAAGTGCGTGTTTGGCAGGTTTGAAAGTGAGATATGATGGCGGGGATTGTTTACATCACACAATTGAGCAGCTTGTTTCTCAAAATAAGGCGACAACAGTTTGCCCAGAGGTACTTGGAGGTTTACCAACACCAAGAATACCAGCGGAGATTATTGGTGGTGATGGTGAGGATGTTTTAAATGGGAAAGCAAAAGTGATTGATAAGTCTGGAAACGATGTGACGGATGCATTCTTACAAGGTGCTTATCAAACACTGGAAATAGCGCGTGAACTAAATGTTACCCATGTGATTTTAAAAGAGAACAGTCCATCTTGTGGTAGTGGTATGATTTATGATGGTCAATTTCAAGGCGTCAAAAAGGTTGGAAAAGGTGTGACGGCAGCGCTATTAGAACGGAATGGAATGATTGTCGCTACTGATGAAAATATAGATGATATTATTGAATACATTGAAAAACAATGA
- a CDS encoding DNA polymerase IV has protein sequence MVKKVIFLIDMQSFYASVEKVANPALQNKPVIVSGDPERRSGIILAACPLAKKYGVKTAESLREAQLKCPEAAIVRPRMQLYIDMSYEITTILEQFTDLVEVFSIDEQFIDVTGSQKLFGDPLAIARQVQQAIFEKTGIYGRIGIGPNKVLAKMACDAFAKKNEEGIFQLDHSNMKEALWPLPIGNMFGVGRKMERHLQKMAILKIGHLANYPIHFLKKRWGINGEVLWQTANGIDYSPVSPNTHHQQKAIGHHMTLPRDYETLEDIKVILLELSEEVARRARSHGYRGHTVSVGVRGASFDFPTGFHRQIKLGCQTNFGMDIFQAAFELFCKHWDHSSIRSAGVTLSQLQSEGPYQLSLFDHSLKKERLNDAMDNIYAKYGATALMRASSLTKAGQVHVRAEKIGGHYK, from the coding sequence ATTGTGAAAAAAGTAATTTTCTTAATTGATATGCAGTCATTTTATGCCTCGGTTGAGAAGGTGGCGAATCCAGCTTTACAAAATAAACCAGTCATTGTATCTGGTGACCCCGAAAGAAGGAGTGGGATTATTTTAGCCGCATGCCCTTTAGCGAAAAAGTATGGGGTGAAAACTGCAGAATCGTTACGTGAAGCTCAATTGAAATGTCCAGAAGCCGCTATTGTTAGACCTCGCATGCAACTTTACATCGATATGTCTTATGAGATCACAACGATTTTGGAACAATTTACTGATCTCGTCGAAGTATTTTCAATTGATGAACAGTTCATTGATGTGACAGGCAGTCAGAAATTATTCGGCGATCCGCTAGCGATTGCACGTCAAGTGCAACAAGCCATTTTCGAAAAAACTGGGATCTATGGGCGAATTGGAATTGGTCCAAATAAGGTGCTCGCAAAGATGGCCTGTGATGCGTTTGCAAAAAAAAATGAGGAAGGAATTTTCCAATTAGATCATTCGAATATGAAAGAAGCATTATGGCCTCTGCCGATTGGGAACATGTTTGGTGTCGGACGTAAAATGGAACGTCACCTGCAAAAGATGGCGATTTTAAAAATTGGTCATTTAGCAAACTATCCTATTCATTTTCTGAAAAAACGCTGGGGAATAAATGGAGAAGTACTCTGGCAAACAGCGAATGGTATTGACTATTCTCCTGTATCACCGAATACACATCATCAGCAAAAAGCAATCGGACATCATATGACATTACCACGTGATTATGAAACGTTAGAAGACATTAAAGTCATCTTGCTTGAACTAAGTGAAGAGGTAGCGAGACGCGCTCGTTCTCACGGCTATCGCGGTCATACTGTTTCAGTTGGAGTTCGAGGTGCAAGTTTTGACTTCCCAACAGGTTTCCATAGGCAAATCAAATTAGGTTGCCAAACTAACTTCGGAATGGATATCTTTCAAGCTGCTTTTGAACTTTTTTGCAAACACTGGGATCACTCATCTATCCGTAGTGCAGGTGTAACGTTGTCTCAGCTTCAGTCAGAAGGGCCATATCAACTTAGCTTGTTCGATCATTCATTGAAAAAAGAAAGGCTTAACGATGCAATGGATAATATATACGCCAAGTACGGAGCAACTGCACTTATGCGAGCCTCTTCTCTTACAAAAGCTGGTCAAGTACATGTACGTGCGGAAAAAATTGGTGGTCATTATAAATAA
- a CDS encoding DUF6366 family protein → MKETDTPKQREKLRQEELKSNRMNGVNDGLNRAESGSLVDLAGSIGWRGTGLIILGAVIVFVVVTLLFK, encoded by the coding sequence ATGAAAGAAACTGACACTCCAAAGCAGAGAGAAAAACTTAGACAGGAAGAATTGAAGAGTAATCGGATGAATGGTGTAAATGATGGGTTGAACCGAGCAGAGAGTGGCAGTCTCGTAGATTTAGCTGGAAGTATCGGCTGGAGAGGTACGGGGTTGATTATACTTGGGGCAGTGATTGTTTTTGTTGTAGTTACATTATTATTTAAGTGA
- a CDS encoding GntR family transcriptional regulator yields the protein MGVKFNNRDPVYVQVIHYFKEQIATGIFEPGQEVPSRRELANKMKINPNTAQRAYKEMEEQGLIFTERNLPSRITRDEQVLKMVREELILDAVDKFIHSVKSINVSLPEVLELVEKKYENE from the coding sequence ATGGGGGTAAAGTTTAATAATCGAGATCCTGTTTATGTGCAGGTCATCCATTATTTTAAAGAACAAATTGCAACAGGTATCTTTGAACCTGGACAGGAAGTTCCATCTAGAAGAGAATTAGCTAATAAAATGAAGATTAATCCGAATACAGCGCAGAGAGCATATAAGGAAATGGAGGAACAAGGGTTGATTTTTACAGAAAGAAATTTACCAAGTCGTATTACGAGAGACGAGCAAGTATTAAAAATGGTAAGGGAGGAATTGATTTTAGATGCCGTAGATAAGTTTATTCATTCGGTAAAATCAATCAATGTATCATTACCAGAAGTATTGGAATTAGTGGAAAAGAAGTATGAAAATGAATGA